The genomic DNA AAGCATCCTTTGTCTGTTAGTTTTCCCATTGCTTTGGTTCGGGGTGTCCGAAGCGGACTGCGGCCTGTATTTGGTGGCATGAAAATCTCAATTTTGTTAATTTTTAAAAAACAAATTTATAAAAAAAGCGCCAAAGAGTCAATCTTTGATAAACAAAAAGCCGTGCCGGGAGTTTGGATTAGGGAAAGGATTTTCAATAATATGAAATAAAAGGGCAACGGTTGTTCCCCGTTGCCCTTCTGCCTTTTTGGAGTTGTTTCGTGTGTGTAAAGACGTTCTTATAATGAATCAGTCGAGGTCGAAGCGGTCAAGATTCATTACTTTGTTCCATGCCGCGATGAAGTCGGTTACGAATTTTTTCTTGGAATCCGCACAGCCATAGACTTCAGCAAGAGCGCGAAGCCGTGAATTCGAACCGAAAACGAGGTCCACGCGGGTTGCTGTCCATTTGAGTGTGTCTGTGGTTCTGTCACGTCCTTCGAACAGTCCCGGTTTCGAGGAAGGTGTCCATGCCGTGGATAGGTCGAGCAGGTTGACGAAGAAGTCGTTGCTGAGTGTTTCCGGGTGTTTGGTGAAGACGCCATGCTGCGACTGCCCGAAGTTGGTATTCAGGACCCGCATGCCGCCGATGAGAACAGTCATTTCAGGGGCGGTGAGTGTCAGCAGTTGTGCCTGATCCACGAGCAGTTCTTCCGCTGACACTGCGTATTGGGTTTTGAGATAATTGCGGAATCCGTCTGCCGCGGGTTCCAGCACGGCAAAGGATTTCACGTCTGTCTGATCCTGTGAGGCGTCCGTGCGTCCCGGAGTGAAGGGAACGGTCACGTCATGACCTGCGTCCTTTGCAGCCTGTTCCACTCCCGCGCAGCCGCCCAGAACAATGAGGTCAGCCAGTGACACCCGCTTTGCGCCGGACTGTGTGTCGTTGAATTCCTTTTGGATTTCGCCGAGAACCTGCAACACGGCAGACAGTTCTGTCGGCTGGTTCACTTCCCAATCCTTTTGCGGTGCAAGACGGATGCGTGCTCCGTTTGCTCCGCCGCGTTTGTCGGACCCGCGGAATGTGGAGGCCGAGGCCCATGCGGTCGCAACCAATTGGGAAACGGAGAGCTGCGACGCCAGAATCTTGCTCTTGAGGGCAGCGATGTCCTGCTGGTCGATCAATTCATGGGTGACTGCGGGGACCGGGTCCTGCCAGATGAGTTCTTCGTCGGGGATTTCTGGGCCGAGATAGCGTGAGCGTGGTCCCATGTCGCGGTGCGTCAGCTTGAACCATGCCCGGGCGAATGCGTCCGCGAATTCTTCCGGGTTTTCGTGAAACCGTTTTGAAATGGGGCCATAGATCGGGTCCATTCTCAACGCGAGGTCCGCCGTGGTCATCATGGGCGCGTGCCGTTTGGACGGATCGTGGGCATCCGGCACGGTCGTCCCGGCGTCCGGATCGGTCGGAATCCATTGCCACGCTCCGGCAGGGCTTTTCACCAAGTCCCAGTCGTAGCCGAACAGCGTGTCGAAGTAGCTGTTGTCCCATTGGATTGGGGTCGGGGTCCATGCTCCTTCGATGCCGCTGGAAATGGTGTCACCACCTTTTCCGCTGCCGAAATCGCTTTTCCAGCCAAGCCCCTGTTCCTCAATGGCGGCTCCTTCCGGTTCCGGTCCGACATGCGCTGCGTCTCCGGCTCCATGGCATTTCCCGAAGGTGTGCCCCCCGGCGACGAGTGCGACGGTCTCCTCATCGTTCATGGCCATGCGTGCGAAGGTGTCGCGAATATCCCGGCCAGAAGCGATGGCACTCGGTTCGCCGTTCGGCCCTTCCGGGTTTACGTAAATAAGGCCCATCTGCACGGCGGCGAGCGGGTTTTCCAGTTCCCGGTCTCCTGTGTACCGCTTGTCGCCGAGCCATGTTTCCTCGGTTCCCCAGTAGGTGTCTTCTTCCGGTTCCCATATGTCTTCGCGGCCCCCGGCGAAACCGAACAGTTTCAGGCCCATGGATTCCAGAGCGCAGTTGCCTGCATAGATCATAAGGTCGGCCCATGAAATTTTCCTGCCGTACTTTTGCTTGATGGGCCAAAGCAGCCTACGCGCTTTGTCGAGATTGACGTTGTCGGGCCAGCTATTAAGGGGGGCAAATCGCTGGTTTCCGGACCCTGCGCCGCCTCGCCCGTCACCGGTGCGGTAGGTGCCTGCGCTGTGCCACGCCATTCGGATGAACAGGGGGCCGTAATGCCCGTAGTCCGCAGGCCACCAGTCCTGTGATGTGGTCATCAGTTCGAAGATGTCTTTTTTCAGGGCGGCAAGATCGAGGGTTTGAAATGCTTCAGCGTAGTCGAACGTTTCGCCCATCGGGTTGGACTTGGAGGAGTGCTGGTGCAGAATGTCGAGATTGACCTGATTGGGCCACCAGTCCCTGTTTGAAGTGCCTCGGCCTGTTGTCTGGCTGCCAGTGTGTCCCGTTACCGGACATTTCTTGGCGTCACTCATGAAATTACCTCCCATTCTTTCGTGAAGATATTTATTGTGCTGGTCTGACTGCATTTTTGACAGACAGAAGTGATATGCTTCACCTTGGTAAAAAGGTTTTGCATATTTTTACCGCATTTTGCTTTTATCACGATTTTGTTTTTGGGGTAACTGGTGAAGCGATATTTCTAACAAGCGTACCATGTGTCGTTCGGCTTCTGCGAGCCTGGGCCATTCCAGATGGTTTGGAATGGAGAAGCATGAAACAAGTTCAAGGGAGGAGCGGTTGTTATGCCGGGGGAAGGTGTGCGTGGATCGGTTCCCTGATTTTCAGCAGGTCGCTGAAGGCCTGAACGCGCATGTGCGACGCTTCGCTCAGGCGTTCTCCCTTGTGCAGGAGAATGGCTCCCTCTTCGGTTACCATGTCCTTCTGCATTATCATGCCGGGTTGCAGATCCGAGACATTGAGCGGGTTGTCGATGGTTTTGCCGTGTTCATCCCGGTGTTTGGCAAGAGACTCCACTACTTTTTGGTCGTAAATCTCCGGTTTGGACCGCATGTACTTTATGGCTTTGTCCGGATCTGAACCATTGAGTTCCATTTGGTCGATATCCACGCAGACTTTGAGAATGCGTGCACCGAGAGGGGGATTCTGGGAGCAGGCCGTGTTCTGGTGGCGGATGGCTGCCGCCATTTTGCCCATGCGCGGCATGCCTTCCAGCAGTCTGGCGGCGATGATAGGATGCGTACGGAATTGCTTCATGTCCTGCTTGGTGATGTTTTTGCCCATTTCCATTTTTTTGAGCAGGCCTTCGGGCAAGCCTACGCAGCCGATATTGGAGAGAAGCACGATCATGTCCATCATCTGGGGAGGCATGGCCTTGAGGTCCTTGCATATCCGCTGTGCGCGCCGTCTGATCCGTTTGCTTCGGCGTACGGCAAGCGGGTGCGTGATTTCAAGAATGGCTACCAGTGTGCGAACACTGCCGAGCAGGGTGTCCTTCATGGCTTCCATCTCGGCCCGTTCCCGCTTGAATGAAACAACAGCATTGGAAATCGTTTTCAAAAGCAATTCCTGTGGGAATGGCTTGCTGAGCAGGTTGGCGACATGGGCCTTGTTGATGGCTGCTTCCGCTGTTTCAAAGTCGCGGTCATCGATTACCATGATCCGTATGGTCTGCGGATGTTTTTCATATGCGGCTGTCAGTAGTTCCAGCCCGCTCATGCCCGGAAGGTCGGGGCCGGAAAGGAGCACCATGAAGCGGCTGTCCCTGGCGAGCAGGGCCAGTGCTTCTTCCCCGTTGTCCAGTTGGGTTGCATCGAACTCCCCGGTCAGTGTGGCCATGGTTTCTTTTGCACACTTCGGGTCAGTGGTGACGAGCAGTATCTTGGGCTTTGCCATGGGTAATCTCCTGTCTGGCTATAAGCCGGTGATGGCGATGCCGCATTGTTCCGCATCCCAGTGGAATTTGGAGGCCTGTTCCGCCTTGTTCAGCGTGATGGAACGGTCTCCGATGTTGATGGTCACTCCAGCATGGGTTGTCTTTCTGGCTCTGAGTTTTATTTTGGCGAGTTCTTTGCTTTGCGCCATCAGCATTTCGTCTTTTTTCTTTTCATTGTTAGCGAGTTCTTTCAGGAGATGAGCCTTGATCTTGAAAAGTTCGGCTATGATTGCCCGGTCTTCCTTCGGTGCCATCAGCAGAGTTTTTTTGGGGTCTTCCGTTCCGATGAATTTCCCTAGTTCGTCAATGCGTTCACGGATGGCGGCGTCCTCTTGATCCAGAGAGGGGTCCTCGCTACCGGGAAGGGCCAATGTTACAGAGGTCAATGTGCCGGTATCAGTGCCTACTTCCGCGACGTTCATGCCTGCACATACGTAATTCCCACCGTTGACGATTCCCTTGTCAGATTCGGCGATGATCCGGCCTCCGGCCACGATGTCGCAGTTGGCAATGTCCACATCCACGACAACGTCGCCGCCAGCGTGGATGGTGGCGTTGCGAATGAATTTTGCCGTTACATTGCCGCCCGCTTCGATGAGTCCGCCTTCTTCCATGAGTATGCCGCCGCCTACGTTGACGTCGGCCCCCGCCTTGATGATGGCGTTTTCGACCACAACGTCGACCACGACGTTTTCCTCGGCCGAAACTTCCGTGCCGGTGGTCACGGTCCCTTTGATGAGAATGGATCCTTTTGCCACATGTACGTTGCCGGAAGCGAGGTCCACGTCGGAGTTGATCTCCAGAACATCGGAAATGGCTAGCGAGCCTTCCTTGTAAACCACCATGCCCGGAACAGCGGCAGTGAAAACCGTGGTTCCTCCGTCTCCGTCTGAAGCGGTAACGTTGTTGCCCGCCTTGATGGTTTGTGGTTGCCCGTTCTCTGCGGGGATCTCGTTGCCGAGTACGTCGAATCCGGGAACACCGTTGGTGGGCGGTATCAGGATGGCGATTTCGTCGCCTTCTCCCACGCAGAAAGTGCCGCCACGTTCGCGGAAGTCCACAGTGCCGTCTTTTTTTACTTCGCCTACCGAGCTGTCTTTTCTGAACTTGAGTTGAATTTCTCCGTCACGTCCGTTGAGCGGCAGTTGGCCTTTGGCAATCTTGATTCCCTTGACCGGGGTGTTCTCTTTCTGCGCTTTGGCGACGGCGTCATCCAAAGCGTCATTGTCCACTCCTCTGCACCCATCGGGAAGGGCGGAGCGGTACTTGTCGTCGGAAATATTTTTTCCGAAGCAATCTGTGGGAAAGAAGTCCATTGAAAGCGTCTGCCCATCGTCTGATGTCGACCAGAGCGGGACGACCAGCATGCCTTTGGGGGTTGCTTCAAGCATGCCGACAGCGGTTGCCGTGAGTGTGGCCGCCTTTGGGTCACATTCGAGGTTTGCTTCCTGATAACTGATTTTCTTGTCGCTATCCGGGGGGATTGCATCAGGCAGATGATCTTGATTCAGTTTGGCAATGGGCTGTCCCGGGACCACGGGGAGGGCGAAGTCGCAGAGCGGGGATATGTGGTCCTTTGTCATGGGGCAGAGTGTTTCTTCATTGCCGGTGGCCATGGCAGGTGACTCCTTGTCACTGAAATTCTTCTGCAATCAGGGAATACTTACAGTCCATATTAGGCATATGGCTGACTTCCGGTCAATGATGTCCGGAATTTTTGCGAAAATTGAAGGGGTTGGTACAAACAAGTAGCCCTGCTCCACTCTTGAGAGTGGAGCAGGGTTCCTTTTGCGTGGCGTTATTTCCGAGCCGTCAGATCATGGTGTTGATAAGAGTCCCTTTCGCATAAGCGCCAAGGACATTGGTTTGGAAGTCATAGCTTTGGGCCATGCCGGTTTTATCACCGGAAGTGGACCCGGAATTCATGTAATCCAGAGTTTTGGAAACAAGCGCTCCCTCGGCAGACGCCTTGTCCACCGGGGCAGGACTTGAGCCGTTGCCGGTATTGTTCATGATGTCCAGAGTCTCGGAAACCACGGCTGCGCCAAACGTCTGTCGGTCGAATGGCGTCGGGCTTCCAAGACCGCCAATTGCCATGGTCATAGTCTACCCTCCCTGCCGTCAGGCCGGAAATAACGCCTAACCATCCTGAATCAGAATGGAAATTCTTGTGCTTGCGTTGCAGGAAGGACAGTGGGCCTCGTTTTTGAGCTTCCTCCAATGTTTCGGGTTGATATACTCCCACATCAGCCTTATCGGAAAAAGACTGACTATCTTTAGGTGGGGAATAATAATTCTTGTTCTTTTGGGGGTGGTGGGTAGGATTGATAAAGGTAACTGATAAAAAATGACGCCTGCTCTCGGTCAAGGTGTGAACGAGAGCAAGCGTCAGTAAGGAAAGAGGGCTATATGGCGGAATTTTGGTATATTGCCGCAGCTATTGTTGGCGGAGCGTTGACTGCGCTGTTACTGGCTCGTCGTTTCAAGGACAAATGTGCGCCGTGAGTGTTCATGTATGCGGCACTTGGCGCAGGTTGCGCCATTTATTATCTTTTGAAGTCCGTAGTGGGATAGGCCCTACTCGGATTCCTTGACCTCGTCCCACAGTTCGTTCATGGCGTCGAGGTCCATGTCGTTGATGTGCAGGTCGCGTTGCTCTGCCAATTTTTCCATCTTGCCGAATCGTCCGAGAAATTTCTGGTTGGCAAAATCAAGCGCGCTGTTCGCCTTGATTCCCTTGCGTCTGCCCAACTCTACCAATGTGAAAAGATAATCGCCGAATTCCTGTTCCGAGGCGGCGGCATCCTGAGCCTTCATCGCGTCCTGCCATTCCGTCCATTCTTCCTTCAACTGATTTTCGACAGCTTCATCCGAATCCCAGGTGAACTTGTTGCGGGCCGCCTTTGAGTTGATGCGGTAGGCCTTGAGCAGGGGGGGGAGGCCTTTGGGAAGGGAGTCGAAGACATGTTTTTTCTTCGTGCCTTCATTTTCCTTGCGTTTGGTTTTTTCCCAGTTGTCCCAGATTTCTTCGGTATCCTTGAAATGCTTGTCGGCAAATACATGCGGGTGACGGCGAATCATTTTGGCGGTGATGTGCTTGAGCGATTCGGTCAGGGTGAAGGCTTTTTCCCGTTCATAGAGCGTGGCTATGAATATGAGGATGAAAATGACGTCGCCGAGTTCTTCCATGGCTTCGGCCTTGTCGCCGGAGCGTATGCCCTCGATGAGTTCAAAGGCTTCCTCGGCAAGATAGTCGCACATGGTCAGCGGGGTTTGTTCCCGGTCCCACGGGCAGCCGTCCGGGGCTATGAGGGCATGGATGACGTCAAGAAGCTCCTGCAAGGCCGCAGCCTGCGGGGTGCTGTTCATATCGCTCATGGCGAATTCCTCCGATGGTGAAATGAGGTGATGTGAGTTCTTTGAGAGAGTTATTCCTGCGGCTGTTCGTCGTCAAGGCCAATGACTTCCTTGGCGGAGTCAATGGCTTCCTGTGCGGACGGGAAGGCAAATCCTCGGGATTCAAGCGCATTGCGTACGGAGTTGGGAGCCAAGTCCCCGACCAGTTGCAGCATGTGCTGTGAACGGGGGGCGATGTATGATTCACTGAGCCATTCGGATTTGGGTGCGAAGGCATGAAGAAACATCAGGACGATCAGTCCGATGAGTACGCCTTCCAGCATGCCGAAAATGCCTCCGGCAGCCCTGTCTACCCAGCCCAGCAGAGAGATGTCGAGCATGGTGCGAATGGCTTTTGCGATAAGCCAGAAGACAACGAGTGTGCCGAAGAATATTAGTACATAGGCCAGTGCGCTGACCGTGATTTCGCTTTTGATATACAGCTCAAGGTGAGGGACGATGAGGTGCTGATAGTTGGATGCCAGAAATATTGCCAGCACAATGGCCGTCAGTGACAGGATTTCCTGAACAAGGCCGCGGAAAAAGCCCCGGATGAGAAATATGCCGACAATGCAAATAAGGATGATATCAAGAAAATTCATGGACGATTACCCTGTTTCGTTAAAAAAATGTCCCCTGCAAGGGTCTAGCAAACTGAAGACAAAATGTGAACCGGGTCGACAGGTTTTTTTGGATTTGTACTTTCCCGGTGTGTTTGCAGGGTTGTTTCTGTAACCGAACTCGGCTAAAAGTTACGACCAGCCACTTGAAACATCGGCAAGGAGGAGTGGATGCAGGTCCATGAGACCGGATTTCCCGGTCTGTACGTTTTGGTTCCTCATGTTTTTCAGGATGAGAGAGGTTTTTTTCTGGAAAGCTACAATCGGGAGCGGTTCAAAGAGCTCGGCATCAACAGTGAATTCGTGCAGGATAATCACGCATATTCACGGGAATCCGGCGTACTTCGGGGTTTTCATTTTCAATTGCCGCCTGCGGCTCAGGCCAAGCTTGTCTGGGTGACTCGCGGGGCGGTGCTGGATGTTGTGGTTGATTTGCGTAAAGGCTCGCCTACTTTCGGCAAGTGGCGGCATGTCATTCTGAGTGCTGCCAATTTCAAGCGGATGTTCATTCCGCGCGGGTTCGGGCATGCCTATGTGACCATCATGCCGGACACGGAATTCCAGTATAAGGTCGATGCGCCGTATTCGCCCGAGAACGACTGCGGCATCGTCTGGAACGATCCTGACATTGCCATGGACTGGAGTCCCGCTCTTGCCGGTCGTGAGCCGATTTTATCGGAAAAAGACCACAGATTGACGAAACTGGCTGATTTTGATTCTCCCTTCATTTATGAGGAATAAATACCATGTCTGAAACCAAGCAGCCTCGTGCGGCGTTCGCCGGACAATGTCATGCCATTATTCTGGCTGGCGGTTCCGGTACCCGCCTCTGGCCGTTGAGTCGTAATCTCTTGCCAAAACAACTACTGGTTCTTGGCGGCGAACTGACCTTGCTTCAGCAGACCGTTACCCGCGTTCTTGATGCGTTTGAGCCTTCGCGTATATGGGTCGTCACTAACGAAGAACACGTTTTCGAGGTACGCAAGCAGATCGCTGAAATCGATTCCGAACTGGAGGGGCAGGTGCTGGCCGAGCCGTTGAGCCGGAATACCTTGCCCGCCATCATGCTCGGGCTTGAAAAAGTTGCAAGTGTCGACGAAAAGGCGCTGGCCGCGGTTTTTCCCTCAGACCACCTGATTCGTGACAACAAGGCATGGACGAATGATTTGGTGCGTGCCTCCGAGTTGGCGGTGGAGAAGCGTTTTGTCACTTTCGGAGTGGAGCCGTCCAAGCCTGAAACAGGGTATGGATACATTACGCTTGGCCGTGAGATCGGTGAAGGTGCTTTTGAAGTCAATGGGTTTGTGGAAAAACCGGAACTGTCCACTGCAGAGGAGTTTCTTCGGGCGGGAACGCATTACTGGAACAGCGGAATGTTTCTGTTCCGGGTCAAGGACTTTTTGCGGCAGGTTGCCAAATGTCAGCCCGAGCTGTGGGATTGGTGGATGGCGCGTGAAGAGTCGTCGATGGTGCAGGGGTACCGTGATATACCCAACATATCAGTCGATTATGGTGTCGTTGAAAAGATAGACAATATTGCTGTCATCCGTGCCGGATTCGACTGGGATGATCTCGGCAGTTGGGAGGCCATGTATCGGCTCGGTTCCAAGGACGAGAACGGGAATGTCATTCAGGGCGATGTGCTTGCCATGGACTGTCGGAATTCCCTGCTTATCAGCGAAGGTGGCAAGCTCGCGGCTGTCGGACTTGATAATATGATTATGGTCCAGACCCGTGATGCCACGCTGAGTTGCCCCATGGATGATGTGCAGTCCGTACGTACAGTAGTTGACAGGTTGAAGTCCGAAGGCAGCAAGCTGGTGGAAAGTCATCCTACGGTTGTTCGTCCCTGGGGGAGCTACTCGGTTCTGGAAGAAGGGCCGCATTATAAAATCAAACGCATTCAGGTGAACCCGGGCGCTCGTCTGAGTTCGCAGATGCACCATCATCGCAGCGAACATTGGGTTGTTGTTGATGGAACGGCAGAGGTGGAAGTGGATCGGGAACCGCGGATTCTGGTGGAGAACCAATCCGTTGATATCCCGAAGGCTTCCCAGCATCGTCTGGCCAATCCGGGCAAGGTCCCGCTTAATATCATAGAGATACAAAGTGGGCCGTATCTGGAAGAAGATGACATCGTCAGGTTTGACGATGTCTATGGTCGGGTGAAGAAATAAACGTCCAAAGCGTTTTTGTATCGCACGGATATTCCTTGTGTTTTCTGTGGGCGGGAGATCGTGAAAATTTTCATATTCTCTTGACACGAAATCAATCTGTGCCGTATGGAAACGTAGTTCAATTGGTGTGATTTTCACATAAACTTTAGAGTGATGGGGCGAGGTTATGGAGGAAAGAAAAGCATCGAAACGGTGTGGAGGGGCACTCCCCTTTATCATCGGCTTCCTGGCCGCTTGCGTAGTTGGATGGGCTGTCATCCCCGGTTTGTTCTTCGAAAATGTCGAACAGCCGTTCAGGTTCAGCCATTCCATCCACGTGGAAGGGCAGGGCATGGATTGCGAAAGCTGCCACTATTTCCGGGACGACGGTTCTTATGCCGGCTTCCCGACCAACGAAGCATGTGTCGAATGTCATGCGGTTGATCCCGAAGAGGCGATGGAGGCTATCGCCGAAGCCGGTATCGACCCGAAAGACTTTGATGCAATCATGAAGGCCGAGATTGGCGCCATTGAGGACAATCTGGCGTCCGAGTCCGACGAGGACAAGCAGGCTGAACGCGAGTACGTGGTCAAGTATCTCATCCAGGGCGAAGAAGTTCCCTGGCTGAATTACCAGTACCAGCCGGACAACGTTTACTTCTCTCACAAGGCTCACGAAGCCTTGAACATCGAAGAGATGGCCGAGATGAAGGACGAACTGTCCAGCGTGGTCGATCCGAGCGTGTTCGACGAACCTGCTGAGCAGAACTGTAACCTGTGCCACCTCAAGGACATCGACAAGAATGACACGCCGCCGCCTTTCCAGCGGAACATTCTGTCCGGCT from uncultured Pseudodesulfovibrio sp. includes the following:
- a CDS encoding cytochrome c3 family protein; translated protein: MEERKASKRCGGALPFIIGFLAACVVGWAVIPGLFFENVEQPFRFSHSIHVEGQGMDCESCHYFRDDGSYAGFPTNEACVECHAVDPEEAMEAIAEAGIDPKDFDAIMKAEIGAIEDNLASESDEDKQAEREYVVKYLIQGEEVPWLNYQYQPDNVYFSHKAHEALNIEEMAEMKDELSSVVDPSVFDEPAEQNCNLCHLKDIDKNDTPPPFQRNILSGYSKMTMKMWKCERCHALKGQPNACYTCHK
- the mazG gene encoding nucleoside triphosphate pyrophosphohydrolase; translated protein: MSDMNSTPQAAALQELLDVIHALIAPDGCPWDREQTPLTMCDYLAEEAFELIEGIRSGDKAEAMEELGDVIFILIFIATLYEREKAFTLTESLKHITAKMIRRHPHVFADKHFKDTEEIWDNWEKTKRKENEGTKKKHVFDSLPKGLPPLLKAYRINSKAARNKFTWDSDEAVENQLKEEWTEWQDAMKAQDAAASEQEFGDYLFTLVELGRRKGIKANSALDFANQKFLGRFGKMEKLAEQRDLHINDMDLDAMNELWDEVKESE
- a CDS encoding FapA family protein; this encodes MATGNEETLCPMTKDHISPLCDFALPVVPGQPIAKLNQDHLPDAIPPDSDKKISYQEANLECDPKAATLTATAVGMLEATPKGMLVVPLWSTSDDGQTLSMDFFPTDCFGKNISDDKYRSALPDGCRGVDNDALDDAVAKAQKENTPVKGIKIAKGQLPLNGRDGEIQLKFRKDSSVGEVKKDGTVDFRERGGTFCVGEGDEIAILIPPTNGVPGFDVLGNEIPAENGQPQTIKAGNNVTASDGDGGTTVFTAAVPGMVVYKEGSLAISDVLEINSDVDLASGNVHVAKGSILIKGTVTTGTEVSAEENVVVDVVVENAIIKAGADVNVGGGILMEEGGLIEAGGNVTAKFIRNATIHAGGDVVVDVDIANCDIVAGGRIIAESDKGIVNGGNYVCAGMNVAEVGTDTGTLTSVTLALPGSEDPSLDQEDAAIRERIDELGKFIGTEDPKKTLLMAPKEDRAIIAELFKIKAHLLKELANNEKKKDEMLMAQSKELAKIKLRARKTTHAGVTINIGDRSITLNKAEQASKFHWDAEQCGIAITGL
- a CDS encoding mannose-1-phosphate guanylyltransferase/mannose-6-phosphate isomerase; protein product: MSETKQPRAAFAGQCHAIILAGGSGTRLWPLSRNLLPKQLLVLGGELTLLQQTVTRVLDAFEPSRIWVVTNEEHVFEVRKQIAEIDSELEGQVLAEPLSRNTLPAIMLGLEKVASVDEKALAAVFPSDHLIRDNKAWTNDLVRASELAVEKRFVTFGVEPSKPETGYGYITLGREIGEGAFEVNGFVEKPELSTAEEFLRAGTHYWNSGMFLFRVKDFLRQVAKCQPELWDWWMAREESSMVQGYRDIPNISVDYGVVEKIDNIAVIRAGFDWDDLGSWEAMYRLGSKDENGNVIQGDVLAMDCRNSLLISEGGKLAAVGLDNMIMVQTRDATLSCPMDDVQSVRTVVDRLKSEGSKLVESHPTVVRPWGSYSVLEEGPHYKIKRIQVNPGARLSSQMHHHRSEHWVVVDGTAEVEVDREPRILVENQSVDIPKASQHRLANPGKVPLNIIEIQSGPYLEEDDIVRFDDVYGRVKK
- the katG gene encoding catalase/peroxidase HPI; amino-acid sequence: MSDAKKCPVTGHTGSQTTGRGTSNRDWWPNQVNLDILHQHSSKSNPMGETFDYAEAFQTLDLAALKKDIFELMTTSQDWWPADYGHYGPLFIRMAWHSAGTYRTGDGRGGAGSGNQRFAPLNSWPDNVNLDKARRLLWPIKQKYGRKISWADLMIYAGNCALESMGLKLFGFAGGREDIWEPEEDTYWGTEETWLGDKRYTGDRELENPLAAVQMGLIYVNPEGPNGEPSAIASGRDIRDTFARMAMNDEETVALVAGGHTFGKCHGAGDAAHVGPEPEGAAIEEQGLGWKSDFGSGKGGDTISSGIEGAWTPTPIQWDNSYFDTLFGYDWDLVKSPAGAWQWIPTDPDAGTTVPDAHDPSKRHAPMMTTADLALRMDPIYGPISKRFHENPEEFADAFARAWFKLTHRDMGPRSRYLGPEIPDEELIWQDPVPAVTHELIDQQDIAALKSKILASQLSVSQLVATAWASASTFRGSDKRGGANGARIRLAPQKDWEVNQPTELSAVLQVLGEIQKEFNDTQSGAKRVSLADLIVLGGCAGVEQAAKDAGHDVTVPFTPGRTDASQDQTDVKSFAVLEPAADGFRNYLKTQYAVSAEELLVDQAQLLTLTAPEMTVLIGGMRVLNTNFGQSQHGVFTKHPETLSNDFFVNLLDLSTAWTPSSKPGLFEGRDRTTDTLKWTATRVDLVFGSNSRLRALAEVYGCADSKKKFVTDFIAAWNKVMNLDRFDLD
- a CDS encoding CvpA family protein yields the protein MNFLDIILICIVGIFLIRGFFRGLVQEILSLTAIVLAIFLASNYQHLIVPHLELYIKSEITVSALAYVLIFFGTLVVFWLIAKAIRTMLDISLLGWVDRAAGGIFGMLEGVLIGLIVLMFLHAFAPKSEWLSESYIAPRSQHMLQLVGDLAPNSVRNALESRGFAFPSAQEAIDSAKEVIGLDDEQPQE
- a CDS encoding HD domain-containing phosphohydrolase gives rise to the protein MAKPKILLVTTDPKCAKETMATLTGEFDATQLDNGEEALALLARDSRFMVLLSGPDLPGMSGLELLTAAYEKHPQTIRIMVIDDRDFETAEAAINKAHVANLLSKPFPQELLLKTISNAVVSFKRERAEMEAMKDTLLGSVRTLVAILEITHPLAVRRSKRIRRRAQRICKDLKAMPPQMMDMIVLLSNIGCVGLPEGLLKKMEMGKNITKQDMKQFRTHPIIAARLLEGMPRMGKMAAAIRHQNTACSQNPPLGARILKVCVDIDQMELNGSDPDKAIKYMRSKPEIYDQKVVESLAKHRDEHGKTIDNPLNVSDLQPGMIMQKDMVTEEGAILLHKGERLSEASHMRVQAFSDLLKIREPIHAHLPPA
- the rfbC gene encoding dTDP-4-dehydrorhamnose 3,5-epimerase, coding for MQVHETGFPGLYVLVPHVFQDERGFFLESYNRERFKELGINSEFVQDNHAYSRESGVLRGFHFQLPPAAQAKLVWVTRGAVLDVVVDLRKGSPTFGKWRHVILSAANFKRMFIPRGFGHAYVTIMPDTEFQYKVDAPYSPENDCGIVWNDPDIAMDWSPALAGREPILSEKDHRLTKLADFDSPFIYEE